One region of Mycobacterium riyadhense genomic DNA includes:
- a CDS encoding PucR family transcriptional regulator: MPKQRPSPRVRELIREGARISLNPSNEWLDKLDHATVAISPAIANDPVLAKVVRRANRAHLVHWATANMRDPGAPVPANLGSEPLSMARDLVRRGLDVLALDIYRVGEYIAWRRWMQIAFDLTSDPQELREMLDVSAQSINEYLAATREGIAAHVQLEHDELTRGSHAERLEVVGLIVDGAPISGERAEARLGYRLGQTHTAAVIWSDDLDGDHSYLDQAADAFSHAVGSAQQLIVMASAATRWVWLADAAGIDPDEVQQTLVRLPKARIAIGTTAPGLEGFRRSHLDALTTQRTLARLESHQQVAFFADVKLVSLITQNPQAADEFITSTLGEFESASPGMQQALLTFINEQCNASRAAKRLFTHRNTLLRRIESAQRLLPRPLDHTTVHVAVALEALQWRGNHANAVRGNEVPA; encoded by the coding sequence ATGCCCAAGCAACGCCCGTCGCCACGAGTGCGTGAACTGATTCGTGAGGGGGCACGGATCTCGCTCAACCCCAGCAACGAGTGGCTCGACAAGCTTGACCACGCGACCGTGGCGATCAGCCCTGCCATCGCCAACGACCCGGTTCTGGCGAAAGTTGTTCGGCGCGCCAATCGTGCGCACCTTGTCCACTGGGCTACCGCCAACATGCGTGACCCTGGTGCCCCGGTGCCGGCGAACCTTGGCTCCGAGCCGTTGAGCATGGCGCGGGATCTGGTACGCCGCGGGCTGGACGTGCTGGCGCTCGACATTTATCGAGTCGGAGAATACATCGCCTGGCGACGCTGGATGCAGATCGCGTTCGACCTCACCTCCGACCCGCAGGAACTGCGCGAAATGCTGGACGTCTCCGCGCAATCGATCAACGAGTACCTAGCGGCCACGCGCGAGGGCATCGCCGCGCACGTACAGTTAGAACACGACGAACTGACCCGCGGCAGCCACGCGGAACGCCTCGAAGTCGTCGGCCTCATTGTTGACGGAGCCCCCATCAGCGGCGAGCGCGCCGAAGCGCGATTGGGCTACCGTCTCGGCCAAACCCACACCGCCGCCGTGATCTGGAGTGACGACCTCGACGGCGACCACAGCTACCTCGACCAAGCCGCTGACGCATTCAGCCACGCGGTCGGATCGGCACAACAGTTGATCGTGATGGCTAGTGCCGCCACCCGCTGGGTGTGGCTAGCCGATGCCGCGGGCATCGACCCCGACGAGGTCCAGCAGACGCTGGTCCGCCTGCCCAAGGCGCGTATCGCCATCGGGACCACCGCGCCCGGCCTCGAAGGCTTCCGGCGCAGCCACCTAGATGCTCTCACCACTCAGCGCACGTTAGCCCGGCTCGAATCGCACCAGCAGGTCGCGTTCTTCGCTGACGTTAAATTGGTTTCGTTGATCACCCAAAATCCGCAAGCTGCAGACGAATTCATCACAAGCACACTCGGAGAGTTCGAGTCAGCCAGTCCTGGTATGCAGCAAGCCTTGCTGACCTTCATCAACGAACAGTGCAACGCGTCCCGCGCCGCGAAACGTCTTTTCACCCACCGCAACACATTGTTGCGCAGGATTGAGTCAGCACAACGCCTGTTACCCCGGCCCCTGGACCACACCACGGTCCACGTCGCCGTCGCCCTGGAAGCGCTCCAGTGGCGCGGCAACCACGCCAATGCCGTCCGCGGCAACGAGGTTCCCGCGTAA
- a CDS encoding acyl-CoA synthetase gives MLLASLNPSVVNANDIADAVRIDGAVLSRSDLVGAATSVAERVGGAHRVAVLATPTASTVLAITGCLIAGVPVVPVPADVGVAERRHMLTDSGAQAWLGPAPEEPEGLPHIPVRLHARSWHRYPEPSPDAVAMVVYTSGTTGPPKGVQLTRRAIAADLDSLAEAWQWTADDVLVHGLPLYHIHGLVLGLLGSLRFGNRLVHTGKPTPANYAQAQGTLYFGVPTVWSRVVADRAAAEALRSARLLVSGSAALPVPVFDRLEQLAGHRPIERYGATESLITLSTRADGERRPGWVGLPLTGVQTRLVDDNGDPVPHDGETVGRLQVRGRTLFDGYLNRPDATAEAFDADGWYRTGDVAAVDDGGMHRIVGRESVDLIKSGGYRIGAGEIETALLGHPDVAEAAVVGLPDEDLGQRIVAYVVGPAGPDELIQYVAQQLSVHKRPREVRIVDALPRNALGKVLKKQLLAEG, from the coding sequence GTGCTGCTGGCTTCGCTGAACCCCTCGGTCGTCAACGCCAACGACATCGCCGACGCGGTGCGCATCGACGGCGCCGTGCTGAGCCGCAGCGACCTCGTCGGTGCGGCAACCTCGGTGGCCGAACGGGTCGGCGGCGCGCACCGGGTCGCGGTGCTGGCCACGCCGACGGCGTCGACGGTGCTGGCGATCACCGGCTGCCTGATTGCCGGTGTGCCCGTCGTCCCGGTACCTGCCGACGTCGGTGTGGCCGAACGCCGGCACATGCTGACCGATTCCGGCGCCCAGGCTTGGCTAGGGCCAGCGCCCGAGGAGCCGGAAGGGTTGCCGCACATCCCGGTGCGTTTGCACGCCCGTTCGTGGCACCGCTACCCCGAGCCGTCACCCGACGCCGTCGCAATGGTGGTTTACACCTCGGGCACCACCGGCCCGCCCAAGGGCGTGCAACTGACCCGGCGCGCGATCGCCGCCGACCTGGACTCCTTGGCCGAAGCCTGGCAGTGGACGGCCGACGACGTTTTGGTGCATGGTTTGCCGCTGTATCACATTCACGGGCTGGTGCTGGGCCTGCTCGGATCGCTGAGATTCGGAAATCGCCTGGTACACACCGGGAAACCGACGCCAGCCAACTACGCGCAAGCGCAAGGCACGCTGTATTTCGGGGTGCCGACGGTGTGGTCGCGGGTGGTGGCCGACCGTGCCGCTGCCGAGGCCCTCAGATCGGCGCGGCTACTGGTGTCGGGGAGTGCGGCGCTGCCTGTGCCGGTGTTCGACCGGCTAGAGCAGCTCGCCGGGCATCGTCCAATCGAGCGGTATGGCGCTACAGAGTCACTGATTACGCTGTCGACGCGCGCCGACGGCGAACGTCGGCCCGGCTGGGTGGGCCTGCCGCTGACCGGTGTACAGACCCGACTGGTCGACGACAACGGCGATCCGGTTCCGCATGACGGGGAAACCGTTGGGCGGCTTCAGGTGCGCGGCCGGACGCTGTTCGATGGGTACTTGAATCGTCCGGACGCTACCGCCGAGGCGTTCGACGCCGACGGCTGGTACCGCACCGGCGACGTCGCGGCCGTCGACGATGGCGGCATGCATCGCATCGTGGGACGCGAGTCGGTCGACCTGATCAAGTCGGGCGGATACCGCATCGGCGCAGGCGAAATCGAGACGGCGCTGCTCGGACATCCGGATGTGGCGGAGGCGGCCGTTGTCGGACTGCCCGACGAGGATTTGGGCCAGCGTATCGTCGCGTACGTCGTTGGGCCAGCTGGCCCTGATGAACTGATTCAGTATGTTGCCCAACAGCTTTCGGTGCACAAGCGGCCACGGGAGGTACGCATCGTGGATGCGCTGCCGCGCAACGCACTGGGCAAGGTCCTCAAGAAGCAATTGCTTGCGGAGGGCTAA
- the dapD gene encoding 2,3,4,5-tetrahydropyridine-2,6-dicarboxylate N-succinyltransferase: protein MTAVTGAVGIGLATLASDGSVLDTWFPAPELTESATSATTRLALSDVPPELAALVGRDDDRSTETVAVRTVIGSLDDVAADAYDAYLRLHLLSHRLVAPHGLNAGGLFGVLTNVVWTNRGPCAIDSFEAVRARLRRHGPVTVYGVDKFPRMVDYVMPSGVRIADADRVRLGAHLAPGTTVMHEGFVNYNAGTLGASMVEGRISAGVVVGDGSDIGGGASIMGTLSGGGTQVISIGKRCLLGANSGLGISLGDDCVVEAGLYVTAGTKVTTPDGTSVKARELSGSSNLLFRRNSVTGAVEVVARDGQGIQLNEDLHTN from the coding sequence CTGACCGCCGTGACTGGAGCTGTAGGAATTGGCCTGGCGACCCTCGCCTCGGACGGATCGGTCCTCGACACCTGGTTCCCCGCACCGGAACTGACCGAATCGGCCACCAGCGCTACCACACGACTGGCATTGTCCGACGTGCCGCCGGAGCTGGCCGCCCTGGTCGGCCGCGACGACGACCGCAGCACCGAGACCGTTGCGGTTCGCACGGTCATCGGCTCGCTGGACGATGTCGCCGCCGACGCCTATGACGCCTACCTGCGGTTGCATCTGCTGTCGCACCGCCTGGTGGCGCCGCACGGGCTGAACGCCGGTGGCTTGTTCGGGGTATTGACCAATGTGGTGTGGACCAACCGGGGCCCCTGCGCAATCGACAGCTTCGAAGCGGTGCGGGCGCGGTTACGCCGCCACGGACCGGTGACGGTGTACGGCGTCGACAAGTTCCCCCGAATGGTCGACTACGTCATGCCTTCCGGCGTGCGCATCGCCGACGCCGACCGAGTGCGGCTGGGCGCCCACCTGGCGCCGGGCACCACCGTGATGCATGAGGGCTTCGTCAATTACAACGCCGGCACCCTGGGCGCGTCGATGGTGGAGGGCCGCATCTCGGCGGGCGTGGTGGTGGGCGACGGCTCTGACATCGGCGGCGGGGCATCGATCATGGGCACGCTGTCTGGCGGTGGCACGCAAGTCATTTCGATCGGCAAGCGCTGTCTGCTCGGCGCCAATTCCGGCTTGGGCATCTCGCTGGGCGACGACTGCGTGGTCGAGGCCGGGCTGTACGTCACCGCCGGCACCAAGGTCACCACGCCCGACGGCACCTCGGTCAAGGCGCGTGAGCTCTCCGGCAGCAGCAATCTGCTGTTCCGGCGCAACTCCGTGACAGGCGCGGTCGAGGTGGTGGCCCGCGACGGCCAGGGGATCCAGCTCAACGAGGACCTGCACACCAACTAA
- a CDS encoding cytochrome P450, giving the protein MHSPDFYAGNPYPAFKELRATAPVCWNDVTNFWALLKYEDIRFVSINPAMFSSANGITIPDPALTNPVQKGSLIFSDPPRHRQLRKLINSGFTRRQVAILEPKIREIVRGILDGIDPGSTHEFAEEIAAPLPTRIIAELLGAPPDDWEQFRAWSDATTGTADPEIELDTFVAIGQLYEYFQKLICDRRVQARDDMLSILVNAEIDGQSLCDDELVNFAFLLLVAGNETTRNLIALGTQALIEHPEQCRLLVDDPALIPGAVEEMLRWNSPVVHMARTATVDVEIRGQLIRQGDVVVMLYGSANRDEDVFGDDSEEFKVTRHPNPHIAFGCGEHSCLGAQLARLEACVLFDELLRRFPRLELVGDVSRVRATMVPGVKRMPVRLGS; this is encoded by the coding sequence CTGCACTCCCCCGATTTCTACGCCGGCAATCCCTATCCGGCGTTCAAGGAGCTGCGCGCGACGGCGCCGGTGTGTTGGAACGACGTCACCAATTTCTGGGCGCTGCTGAAGTACGAAGATATCCGCTTCGTGTCGATCAACCCGGCCATGTTCTCCTCGGCCAACGGCATCACCATTCCCGACCCGGCGCTGACGAACCCGGTGCAAAAGGGCAGCCTGATCTTCAGCGATCCGCCGCGGCACCGGCAGTTGCGCAAACTGATCAACTCGGGGTTCACCCGGCGGCAGGTGGCCATCCTGGAGCCGAAAATCCGCGAGATAGTGCGCGGGATCCTCGACGGCATCGACCCCGGTTCCACCCACGAATTCGCCGAAGAGATCGCCGCTCCGCTGCCCACCCGCATCATCGCCGAACTGCTCGGCGCCCCGCCCGATGACTGGGAGCAATTCCGGGCCTGGTCGGACGCGACCACCGGGACCGCCGACCCCGAGATCGAGCTCGATACCTTCGTGGCCATCGGCCAGCTCTACGAGTACTTCCAGAAGCTGATCTGCGATCGGCGCGTCCAAGCGCGCGACGACATGCTCTCGATCCTGGTCAACGCCGAGATCGACGGGCAATCGCTGTGCGACGACGAACTGGTCAACTTCGCGTTTCTGCTGTTGGTGGCAGGCAACGAGACCACCCGCAACCTGATCGCGCTGGGCACCCAGGCGCTGATCGAGCACCCCGAGCAATGCCGCCTGTTGGTCGACGATCCTGCCCTGATCCCGGGCGCCGTCGAAGAGATGCTGCGCTGGAACAGCCCGGTGGTGCACATGGCGCGCACCGCGACGGTCGACGTCGAGATCCGCGGTCAGCTGATCCGGCAAGGCGATGTGGTGGTGATGCTCTACGGGTCCGCCAACCGCGACGAGGACGTCTTCGGTGACGACTCCGAAGAGTTCAAGGTGACCCGCCATCCCAACCCGCATATTGCGTTTGGGTGCGGTGAACATTCCTGTCTGGGCGCGCAATTGGCGCGACTCGAGGCGTGCGTGTTGTTCGACGAGCTGTTACGCCGCTTTCCGCGACTCGAGCTGGTTGGCGACGTGAGCCGGGTGCGGGCCACCATGGTGCCCGGGGTCAAACGGATGCCGGTAAGGCTGGGATCTTAA
- a CDS encoding alpha/beta fold hydrolase yields the protein MSVAIARPKLEGNIAVGEGRQIGFAEFGAPQGRAVFWLHGTPGARRQIPTEARVYAEHHHIRLIGVDRPGIGSSTPYQYETISAFADDLRTIADTLGIDNMAVVGLSGGGPYTLACAAGLPDRVVAAGVLGGVAPTCGPDAISGGLMTVGLWVAPLLRMGGSPLRLGASMLIRAARPVASPALDVYALLSPQADRHLLTRPELKAMFLDDLLNGSRKQLAAPFADVIAFARDWGFRLDEVKVPVRWWHGDHDHIIPFSHGEHVVSRLPDAELYHLPGESHLAGLGRGEEILATLMKIWDSDVGN from the coding sequence ATGTCCGTAGCTATTGCCCGACCCAAGCTCGAAGGGAACATCGCCGTCGGCGAAGGCCGTCAGATCGGCTTCGCCGAGTTTGGCGCCCCGCAGGGTCGTGCAGTCTTCTGGCTGCACGGCACTCCCGGGGCGCGCCGACAGATTCCGACCGAGGCCCGGGTCTATGCCGAACACCACCACATCCGCCTGATCGGTGTCGACCGCCCCGGCATCGGCTCCTCGACGCCGTATCAGTACGAGACCATCTCCGCCTTCGCCGATGACCTGCGGACCATCGCGGACACCCTCGGGATCGACAACATGGCGGTCGTCGGCCTGTCCGGCGGCGGTCCATACACCCTCGCGTGCGCAGCGGGCCTGCCCGACCGGGTGGTGGCCGCCGGCGTGCTGGGCGGCGTGGCACCGACGTGCGGTCCCGATGCGATCAGTGGCGGCCTGATGACCGTTGGTTTGTGGGTCGCGCCGCTACTGAGAATGGGAGGGAGCCCGCTTCGGCTCGGCGCCAGCATGCTCATCCGGGCGGCCCGCCCCGTAGCGTCCCCCGCGCTGGACGTGTATGCCCTGCTCTCGCCTCAAGCCGACCGACATCTGCTGACCCGTCCCGAGCTCAAGGCCATGTTCCTCGACGACTTGCTCAACGGCAGCCGCAAGCAGCTGGCTGCCCCGTTCGCCGACGTCATCGCCTTTGCCCGCGACTGGGGCTTTCGACTCGACGAGGTGAAAGTTCCGGTCCGCTGGTGGCACGGCGACCACGACCACATCATTCCGTTCTCCCACGGTGAGCACGTCGTCTCCCGGTTGCCCGACGCCGAGCTTTACCACTTGCCCGGCGAGAGTCATCTCGCCGGGCTGGGCCGCGGCGAGGAGATACTGGCCACCCTGATGAAGATCTGGGACAGCGACGTGGGTAACTGA
- a CDS encoding esterase/lipase family protein: protein MLMRVSELVDRPAEPPTWFLYLTDIPRAGIEYGQLLGVLPLQRVLPVGDGHPVLVLPGLLAGDGSTWILRRILRRLGYRAYGWGLGRNIGPTAKAVDGMIELLEKLHTRYDAPVSLIGWSLGGIFARNLARNHPSSVRQVITLGSPFGMRDGSESRSTWSYNRYAHLHAERHELPLQSESEALPVPTTAIYSRCDGMVAWQTCMNPAAERAENIAVRSSHIGYGHNPPVVWAIADRLAQPQGVWAPFRAPAVLRPFFPRPDAPPQWYAADDMRLRRNPA, encoded by the coding sequence ATGCTGATGCGCGTGTCAGAGCTTGTTGATCGTCCAGCCGAACCCCCCACATGGTTTCTCTACCTGACCGACATACCGCGAGCGGGCATCGAGTACGGGCAATTGCTCGGCGTTCTCCCGCTGCAGCGGGTACTACCGGTTGGGGACGGGCATCCGGTCCTGGTGCTGCCCGGCCTGCTGGCTGGGGACGGTTCCACCTGGATATTGCGGCGGATACTGCGCCGCCTCGGGTATCGGGCATATGGCTGGGGCCTCGGTCGCAACATCGGCCCCACAGCCAAAGCGGTGGACGGGATGATCGAGCTCCTGGAGAAACTGCACACCCGATACGACGCTCCGGTCAGCCTTATCGGGTGGAGTCTCGGTGGCATCTTCGCGCGGAACCTGGCCCGCAATCATCCGTCGTCGGTGCGCCAGGTGATCACGCTCGGCAGCCCGTTCGGCATGCGAGACGGCAGCGAATCGCGTTCCACGTGGAGTTACAACCGCTACGCACACCTGCACGCCGAGCGGCACGAGTTGCCGCTGCAATCGGAAAGCGAAGCGCTGCCGGTGCCGACCACCGCAATCTACTCGCGTTGCGACGGCATGGTCGCCTGGCAGACGTGTATGAACCCGGCCGCGGAGCGTGCGGAGAATATCGCGGTGCGGAGCAGTCACATCGGCTACGGCCACAATCCGCCCGTGGTTTGGGCCATCGCAGACCGGCTGGCGCAGCCACAGGGCGTATGGGCGCCGTTCCGGGCGCCAGCGGTACTGCGGCCATTTTTCCCGCGGCCCGACGCGCCGCCACAGTGGTATGCGGCCGACGATATGCGGTTGCGACGCAACCCAGCCTGA
- a CDS encoding MFS transporter has product MKRVAVACLVGSAIEFYDFLIYGTAAALVFPTVFFPHLSPAVATVASMGTFAAAFVSRPLGAGVFGYFGDRLGRKRTLVATLLVMALSTVTVGLVPSAATIGGAAPLILTVLRLLQGFALGGQWAGSALLSTESAPAAKRGLFGMFTLVGGGIALVLGSLAFLCVNYTVGESSPAFLQWGWRIPFLISAVLIGIALYVRLNINETPVFASEKITPKVPVVEVLRRQRRELILAAGSAMTCFGFVYLASTYLASYAHAHLGYSRGLILFDGVLGGLTCIVFGALAAALSDQVGRRRIVLIAWAVALPWSLVVMPLIDSGNPTLFAVAIVGMYAIASFGYGPAPAFLPELFATRWRYTGTALSVNLAGIIGGAVPPLIAGPLRVAYGSGAIGLMLVALVLSSLLCAYLLPETAGTALASS; this is encoded by the coding sequence ATGAAACGGGTAGCGGTCGCTTGCCTTGTCGGATCGGCCATCGAGTTCTACGACTTCCTCATCTACGGCACTGCGGCCGCGCTGGTGTTTCCCACTGTGTTCTTCCCGCACCTCAGTCCGGCGGTGGCCACGGTGGCATCGATGGGAACATTTGCCGCGGCATTTGTATCCCGGCCGCTCGGCGCGGGCGTCTTCGGGTACTTCGGGGACCGCCTGGGCCGCAAAAGGACGCTGGTCGCCACGCTGTTGGTAATGGCGTTGTCCACCGTGACCGTCGGACTGGTTCCCAGTGCGGCGACGATTGGCGGGGCAGCCCCACTCATCCTGACCGTGCTGCGGCTACTGCAAGGATTTGCCCTCGGTGGCCAATGGGCCGGATCTGCGCTATTGAGCACCGAATCGGCACCCGCTGCCAAACGCGGCTTGTTTGGCATGTTCACCCTCGTCGGTGGTGGCATCGCGCTGGTACTGGGCAGTCTGGCCTTCCTGTGCGTGAACTACACCGTCGGCGAAAGCAGCCCAGCATTTTTGCAGTGGGGCTGGCGCATACCGTTTTTGATCAGTGCGGTGCTGATCGGCATCGCCCTGTATGTGCGACTCAACATCAACGAGACGCCGGTGTTCGCGAGTGAAAAAATCACGCCGAAAGTGCCCGTCGTCGAAGTGCTGCGCCGGCAGCGCCGTGAACTGATCCTGGCCGCGGGCAGCGCGATGACATGTTTCGGCTTCGTCTACCTGGCGAGCACCTATCTCGCCAGTTACGCCCACGCCCACCTGGGGTATTCGCGCGGTCTCATCTTGTTCGACGGTGTGCTGGGTGGGTTGACGTGCATTGTGTTCGGTGCGCTCGCGGCCGCTCTCAGTGATCAAGTTGGCCGGCGACGCATCGTGTTGATCGCCTGGGCGGTGGCGCTGCCTTGGTCGCTTGTGGTCATGCCACTCATCGATTCCGGCAACCCGACGCTGTTCGCCGTGGCGATCGTCGGCATGTATGCCATCGCGTCATTTGGTTACGGACCTGCGCCGGCGTTTCTGCCCGAACTATTCGCGACTCGGTGGCGCTACACGGGCACGGCGCTCTCGGTCAATCTCGCCGGGATCATTGGCGGCGCGGTTCCGCCCCTGATCGCCGGACCGCTACGGGTGGCCTATGGCAGCGGGGCGATCGGCCTGATGCTGGTCGCCTTGGTGTTGAGCAGCCTGCTGTGCGCCTACCTACTGCCCGAGACCGCCGGAACAGCGCTTGCCAGCAGTTAG
- a CDS encoding aldehyde dehydrogenase family protein, which produces MAESIGLLDTYQLYIDGRWVEPEDGRYDDVSPATEAVIATAPDASVGQVGDAIAAARRAFDDGPWGSTSPQERAGCLTQLGDALLQHNDELFALSQVEWGCIANERVMQVDGAGYMSMHAAQLAAKLADEPITGIGAGSTLLRYEPLGVVSILTPWNFPHCLNVMKVNNALAAGNTVVLKPSPLTPLAGLALAWIIDEYTDIPPGVVNVVTPSRVEASKLLTTDPRIDMVSFTGSSAVGCEVMSAAGQTMKRILLECGGKSASIVLDDTELTDRTLEQMLFDCCSLHAGQACILHSRLLLPESMHDEVVDRLVVLARDVKVGDPTDPDVQMGPLISAAQRDRVAAHVSGAVHDGAKLMTGGGRPAGLDVGFYYEPTILTDVDPDSTVAQEEVFGPVLSVLRYRDDDDAVAIANNSRYGLSGAVWGADVDRATGVARRIRTGQIAVNGCGPGDAPFGGFKLSGFGREGGGIRGLHQYMEPKAIGIPLSARA; this is translated from the coding sequence ATGGCCGAGTCTATTGGGCTTCTCGACACGTACCAGCTCTACATCGATGGACGGTGGGTCGAGCCGGAGGACGGTCGCTACGACGACGTCTCCCCGGCGACCGAGGCGGTCATCGCCACCGCGCCCGATGCCAGCGTCGGCCAGGTCGGTGACGCGATCGCCGCCGCGCGGCGCGCATTCGACGACGGGCCGTGGGGCTCGACGTCTCCGCAGGAGCGCGCCGGTTGTCTCACTCAGCTCGGCGATGCGCTGCTCCAGCACAACGACGAGCTTTTCGCGCTGTCCCAAGTCGAGTGGGGTTGCATCGCCAATGAGCGCGTGATGCAGGTCGACGGCGCGGGGTACATGTCCATGCACGCCGCTCAGCTCGCCGCGAAGCTGGCCGACGAGCCGATTACCGGAATCGGTGCCGGATCGACGTTGTTGCGGTACGAGCCGCTGGGCGTCGTATCGATTCTGACGCCGTGGAACTTCCCGCACTGCCTTAACGTCATGAAGGTCAACAACGCGCTGGCCGCGGGCAATACCGTCGTGCTCAAACCCTCGCCGCTGACGCCGCTTGCCGGGCTCGCGCTGGCGTGGATCATCGACGAGTACACCGACATTCCGCCGGGTGTTGTCAATGTCGTCACGCCGTCGCGTGTCGAGGCCTCGAAACTGCTCACCACCGACCCGAGAATCGACATGGTCAGCTTTACCGGCAGCTCGGCCGTCGGTTGTGAGGTGATGTCCGCCGCGGGTCAAACCATGAAGCGCATCTTGCTGGAATGCGGCGGGAAGTCGGCAAGCATCGTCTTGGACGACACCGAGCTGACGGATCGAACGCTCGAACAGATGCTGTTCGATTGCTGCTCACTGCACGCCGGACAGGCTTGCATCCTGCACAGCCGGCTGCTGCTTCCCGAATCGATGCACGATGAGGTTGTCGATCGGCTTGTCGTGCTGGCGCGTGACGTAAAGGTCGGTGACCCAACGGATCCGGACGTGCAAATGGGGCCGCTGATCAGTGCGGCACAGCGCGACCGGGTTGCGGCACACGTCAGCGGGGCGGTCCACGACGGCGCCAAACTGATGACCGGTGGCGGCCGACCAGCCGGACTGGATGTCGGCTTCTATTACGAGCCAACGATTCTCACCGACGTCGACCCGGATTCGACTGTCGCGCAAGAAGAGGTGTTCGGGCCGGTGTTGAGCGTGCTGCGCTATCGTGACGACGACGACGCGGTGGCGATCGCCAACAACTCTCGGTACGGACTTTCCGGTGCGGTATGGGGTGCCGACGTGGACCGAGCCACCGGTGTTGCTCGCCGCATTCGCACCGGCCAGATCGCGGTCAACGGTTGCGGTCCGGGAGATGCGCCGTTCGGTGGTTTCAAGCTGAGCGGGTTCGGCCGTGAGGGCGGCGGAATTCGTGGATTGCATCAGTACATGGAGCCGAAGGCCATCGGGATTCCGCTTTCAGCGCGAGCGTAA
- a CDS encoding PE family protein — MSFMTAQPETLAAAAGVLQTIGTTTAASSTAAAAPTTGILPPAADEVSTLLAVQFGTHAAMFQAVSAKAAVIHEQFVATLATSASSYAATEVANAVATG; from the coding sequence ATGTCTTTCATGACGGCACAACCAGAGACGCTGGCGGCGGCCGCCGGCGTCCTGCAGACTATCGGGACGACGACCGCGGCCAGCAGCACGGCTGCGGCTGCCCCGACAACGGGGATCCTTCCTCCGGCGGCCGACGAGGTGTCGACGCTGCTTGCGGTGCAATTCGGTACGCACGCGGCGATGTTTCAAGCGGTGAGCGCCAAGGCCGCGGTGATCCATGAGCAGTTTGTGGCCACCCTGGCTACCAGTGCCAGTTCGTACGCGGCCACCGAGGTTGCCAACGCTGTGGCGACTGGCTAA
- a CDS encoding PPE family protein — MDFGALPPEINSAKMYAGPGSGSILVAAETWDGVAVDLYQAASSFQSVVWGLAAGSWLGASSGLMAAAASPYVAWMSVTAAQAELTANQARIAAAAYEAAFGLTVPPPVIAENRIELMMLIATNLLGQNTPAIAANEAEYGEFWAQDAAAMYGYAASAAVAAETLTPFEDAPEIVNSGGLVEQAAAVEEATDTAAANQLMSNVPQALQQLAEPTQSASPSSKIGGIWKSISPHLSPISNMVSMVNNHVSMLNSGISMTNTTSSMLKGLAPAAAKAVEGAVESGAKAMGSLGSGLGSSGLGNGVAAGLGRAASVGGLSVPQAWAAANQAVVPAARALPLTSLASAAESAPGHMMGGLPLGQASGRAGGGVSDALRLPPRAFVMPTIPAAG, encoded by the coding sequence ATGGATTTCGGAGCGTTACCCCCGGAGATCAACTCCGCGAAGATGTATGCCGGTCCGGGTTCGGGCTCGATACTGGTGGCCGCGGAGACCTGGGACGGTGTGGCCGTTGATCTCTACCAGGCCGCGTCCTCGTTTCAGTCGGTGGTCTGGGGTTTAGCAGCGGGGTCTTGGCTGGGTGCGTCGTCGGGTTTGATGGCCGCGGCTGCCTCGCCGTACGTGGCGTGGATGAGTGTGACGGCTGCCCAGGCCGAGCTGACCGCCAACCAGGCCAGGATTGCCGCGGCGGCCTATGAGGCGGCGTTTGGGCTGACGGTCCCGCCGCCGGTGATCGCCGAGAACCGCATCGAATTGATGATGCTGATCGCGACCAACCTGTTGGGGCAAAACACGCCGGCGATCGCGGCCAACGAGGCCGAGTACGGCGAGTTTTGGGCCCAAGACGCGGCCGCGATGTATGGGTATGCGGCCTCTGCGGCGGTGGCCGCCGAGACGTTGACGCCGTTCGAGGACGCGCCGGAGATCGTCAACAGCGGTGGGTTGGTCGAGCAGGCTGCCGCGGTCGAGGAGGCGACCGACACCGCAGCGGCCAACCAGTTGATGTCGAATGTTCCCCAGGCGTTGCAACAGCTTGCCGAGCCCACCCAGTCCGCGTCGCCGTCCAGCAAGATCGGCGGGATCTGGAAATCCATCTCGCCGCACTTGTCGCCGATCAGCAACATGGTGTCGATGGTCAACAACCACGTTTCGATGCTCAACTCGGGTATTTCGATGACCAACACGACGAGCTCGATGCTGAAGGGGCTGGCTCCGGCGGCGGCCAAGGCTGTAGAAGGTGCGGTCGAAAGCGGGGCTAAGGCCATGGGGTCGCTGGGCAGCGGGCTGGGCTCCTCGGGCCTGGGCAACGGCGTGGCGGCCGGCTTGGGTCGCGCCGCTTCGGTCGGCGGCCTCTCGGTTCCGCAAGCCTGGGCCGCGGCAAACCAGGCGGTCGTCCCGGCGGCCCGAGCGTTGCCACTGACGAGCCTGGCCAGCGCCGCCGAAAGTGCGCCCGGACACATGATGGGCGGGCTGCCCCTCGGGCAGGCGTCCGGTAGGGCTGGCGGCGGGGTCTCCGATGCGCTGCGACTCCCGCCGCGCGCGTTCGTGATGCCGACCATCCCGGCCGCCGGATAG